The Ptiloglossa arizonensis isolate GNS036 chromosome 13, iyPtiAriz1_principal, whole genome shotgun sequence genome window below encodes:
- the LOC143153611 gene encoding uncharacterized protein LOC143153611 — protein MESAIVHLEQSIQKADGKLDVIAWQIDAFEKEFEDPDSEISVLRLLRSVHQVTKDYENLHREILEVQQLQKQLSDSLKAQLSQVVGHFNLLRNKIVGQHKSPQLK, from the exons ATGGAATCTGCTATTGTGCATCTTGAACAGAGT ATTCAAAAGGCTGACGGGAAATTGGATGTGATTGCGTGGCAAATTGACGCTTTTGAGAAAGAATTTGAAGATCCAGACAGCGAG ATCTCTGTGCTTCGTCTATTACGGTCTGTTCATCAAGTTACAAAAGATTATGAAAACCTTCATCGAGAAATATTGGAGGTTCAACAGTTACAAAAGCAACTTTCAGATTCTCTTAAAGCGCAATTGTCCCAGGTTGTTGGGCATTTTAATTTGCTACGTAATAAGATTGTAGGGCAACATAAATCTCCACAATTAAAATAA
- the LOC143153609 gene encoding uncharacterized protein LOC143153609 isoform X1, which produces MKVFVGFHQEVGNKLNIFYDNPILGRTVKGQVSAVASMRLQILSLVFIVSAVVVKEALAHGRLIEPPSRASMWRYGFDTPHDYNDHECYCGGFTRQWQRNKGKCGICGDAWDSSPPRAHETGGKYGNGVIVRKYRTGSVIPVRVELTANHHGYFEFRTCSMTYKDKEVDQDCLDKHLLRAENGSIRYYPGPGNKIFEAFYKLPDDLTCAQCVFQWRYTAGNNWGDCGNGTGAVGCGPQEEFRSCADITIGDDVEPLPPRPPKEPTESLPGEKSPTEPTLLPKPTGPYWLFSIVIAGTCLLVVLAAMALLYSYYYHAGRAKKWLMASRLLAPESPPVAPPRHKKHHTSNAPLQL; this is translated from the exons atgaaagttTTCGTTGGTTTTCATCAAGAAGTTGGtaataaattaaacattttctacGACAACCCGATCCTCGGTAGAACGGTAAA GGGCCAAGTTTCCGCGGTTGCAAGTATGCGGCTCCAGATTCTTAGTTTAGTATTCATCGTGAGCGCGGTAGTCGTAAAGGAAGCTTTGGCCCATGGAAGACTGATAGAACCACCCTCGAGGGCCTCGATGTGGAGGTACGGTTTCGATAcaccgcacgattacaacgaccaTGAATGCTACTGCGGTGGATTTACCAGGCAGTGGCAACGAAATAAAGGAAAATGTGGAATCTGCGGGGACGCCTGGGACTCGTCACCG CCGCGTGCACACGAGACAGGCGGAAAATACGGAAACGGTGTAATAGTAAGGAAATACCGAACTGGTTCCGTGATACCGGTCCGCGTTGAGCTCACGGCGAACCACCATGGCTACTTCGAGTTTCGTACGTGCTCGATGACCTACAAGGACAAGGAAGTGGATCAAGATTGCTTGGACAAGCATCTGCTCCGCGCGGAGAACGGATCGATCAGATATTATCCTGGCCCAGGGAATAAGATTTTCGAGGCTTTCTACAAATTGCCAGACGACCTGACCTGCGCCCAATGCGTCTTTCAATGGAGATACACAGCCGGGAATAATTGGGGCGACTGTGGAAACGGAACAG GAGCTGTAGGTTGCGGCCCGCAAGAAGAATTTCGTTCATGCGCCGATATCACAATCGGCGACGACGTGGAGCCTTTACCACCGAGACCGCCGAAGGAGCCAACGGAATCGCTTCCTGGCGAGAAATCACCAACGGAGCCAACATTACTGCCAAAACCTACCGGGCCGTATTGGCTGTTCAGTATCGTTATCGCTGGTACGTGTCTACTGGTTGTGCTGGCGGCTATGGCATTGCTTTACTCGTACTACTATCACGCTGGCAGAGCCAAAAAATGGCTTATGGCGAGCCGTTTACTGGCGCCTGAAAGTCCACCTGTCGCTCCACCGAGGCATAAAAAACACCATACGTCCAATGCACCGTTGCAGCTGTAG
- the LOC143153609 gene encoding uncharacterized protein LOC143153609 isoform X2, giving the protein MCYQQSQRETPRNRGQVSAVASMRLQILSLVFIVSAVVVKEALAHGRLIEPPSRASMWRYGFDTPHDYNDHECYCGGFTRQWQRNKGKCGICGDAWDSSPPRAHETGGKYGNGVIVRKYRTGSVIPVRVELTANHHGYFEFRTCSMTYKDKEVDQDCLDKHLLRAENGSIRYYPGPGNKIFEAFYKLPDDLTCAQCVFQWRYTAGNNWGDCGNGTGAVGCGPQEEFRSCADITIGDDVEPLPPRPPKEPTESLPGEKSPTEPTLLPKPTGPYWLFSIVIAGTCLLVVLAAMALLYSYYYHAGRAKKWLMASRLLAPESPPVAPPRHKKHHTSNAPLQL; this is encoded by the exons ATGTGTTATCAGCAGAGTCAAAGAGAAACTCCGCGAAATCG GGGCCAAGTTTCCGCGGTTGCAAGTATGCGGCTCCAGATTCTTAGTTTAGTATTCATCGTGAGCGCGGTAGTCGTAAAGGAAGCTTTGGCCCATGGAAGACTGATAGAACCACCCTCGAGGGCCTCGATGTGGAGGTACGGTTTCGATAcaccgcacgattacaacgaccaTGAATGCTACTGCGGTGGATTTACCAGGCAGTGGCAACGAAATAAAGGAAAATGTGGAATCTGCGGGGACGCCTGGGACTCGTCACCG CCGCGTGCACACGAGACAGGCGGAAAATACGGAAACGGTGTAATAGTAAGGAAATACCGAACTGGTTCCGTGATACCGGTCCGCGTTGAGCTCACGGCGAACCACCATGGCTACTTCGAGTTTCGTACGTGCTCGATGACCTACAAGGACAAGGAAGTGGATCAAGATTGCTTGGACAAGCATCTGCTCCGCGCGGAGAACGGATCGATCAGATATTATCCTGGCCCAGGGAATAAGATTTTCGAGGCTTTCTACAAATTGCCAGACGACCTGACCTGCGCCCAATGCGTCTTTCAATGGAGATACACAGCCGGGAATAATTGGGGCGACTGTGGAAACGGAACAG GAGCTGTAGGTTGCGGCCCGCAAGAAGAATTTCGTTCATGCGCCGATATCACAATCGGCGACGACGTGGAGCCTTTACCACCGAGACCGCCGAAGGAGCCAACGGAATCGCTTCCTGGCGAGAAATCACCAACGGAGCCAACATTACTGCCAAAACCTACCGGGCCGTATTGGCTGTTCAGTATCGTTATCGCTGGTACGTGTCTACTGGTTGTGCTGGCGGCTATGGCATTGCTTTACTCGTACTACTATCACGCTGGCAGAGCCAAAAAATGGCTTATGGCGAGCCGTTTACTGGCGCCTGAAAGTCCACCTGTCGCTCCACCGAGGCATAAAAAACACCATACGTCCAATGCACCGTTGCAGCTGTAG
- the LOC143153609 gene encoding uncharacterized protein LOC143153609 isoform X3, with the protein MRLQILSLVFIVSAVVVKEALAHGRLIEPPSRASMWRYGFDTPHDYNDHECYCGGFTRQWQRNKGKCGICGDAWDSSPPRAHETGGKYGNGVIVRKYRTGSVIPVRVELTANHHGYFEFRTCSMTYKDKEVDQDCLDKHLLRAENGSIRYYPGPGNKIFEAFYKLPDDLTCAQCVFQWRYTAGNNWGDCGNGTGAVGCGPQEEFRSCADITIGDDVEPLPPRPPKEPTESLPGEKSPTEPTLLPKPTGPYWLFSIVIAGTCLLVVLAAMALLYSYYYHAGRAKKWLMASRLLAPESPPVAPPRHKKHHTSNAPLQL; encoded by the exons ATGCGGCTCCAGATTCTTAGTTTAGTATTCATCGTGAGCGCGGTAGTCGTAAAGGAAGCTTTGGCCCATGGAAGACTGATAGAACCACCCTCGAGGGCCTCGATGTGGAGGTACGGTTTCGATAcaccgcacgattacaacgaccaTGAATGCTACTGCGGTGGATTTACCAGGCAGTGGCAACGAAATAAAGGAAAATGTGGAATCTGCGGGGACGCCTGGGACTCGTCACCG CCGCGTGCACACGAGACAGGCGGAAAATACGGAAACGGTGTAATAGTAAGGAAATACCGAACTGGTTCCGTGATACCGGTCCGCGTTGAGCTCACGGCGAACCACCATGGCTACTTCGAGTTTCGTACGTGCTCGATGACCTACAAGGACAAGGAAGTGGATCAAGATTGCTTGGACAAGCATCTGCTCCGCGCGGAGAACGGATCGATCAGATATTATCCTGGCCCAGGGAATAAGATTTTCGAGGCTTTCTACAAATTGCCAGACGACCTGACCTGCGCCCAATGCGTCTTTCAATGGAGATACACAGCCGGGAATAATTGGGGCGACTGTGGAAACGGAACAG GAGCTGTAGGTTGCGGCCCGCAAGAAGAATTTCGTTCATGCGCCGATATCACAATCGGCGACGACGTGGAGCCTTTACCACCGAGACCGCCGAAGGAGCCAACGGAATCGCTTCCTGGCGAGAAATCACCAACGGAGCCAACATTACTGCCAAAACCTACCGGGCCGTATTGGCTGTTCAGTATCGTTATCGCTGGTACGTGTCTACTGGTTGTGCTGGCGGCTATGGCATTGCTTTACTCGTACTACTATCACGCTGGCAGAGCCAAAAAATGGCTTATGGCGAGCCGTTTACTGGCGCCTGAAAGTCCACCTGTCGCTCCACCGAGGCATAAAAAACACCATACGTCCAATGCACCGTTGCAGCTGTAG